The Gemmatimonadota bacterium genome window below encodes:
- a CDS encoding DUF5683 domain-containing protein: MRFLVFMVVIGTFGIAGAQDIPSYVREAEARYKQGDYAGAIGYLLAVPGVAQLSPKLTPMNRDSRARLFYDLGCCYLAAGDSLRADWAFREAFALNNRLDRGYFENADPGAFWWALLHGEEAARRLKTKRLSAAMRSLVFPGWGQYYRGYKKKGYAFLGAVVGTSVVLRMQYRNFQSARDHYSQTNIFQHVNQRYTNEDGTRYTEWEARHREVKSSEKRVNILIGVLGAIWVLNLFDSAVFEPAPMGLTIAF; this comes from the coding sequence CGAGAGGCTGAAGCGCGCTATAAACAGGGGGATTATGCAGGTGCGATAGGGTATTTATTGGCTGTGCCGGGTGTGGCACAACTTTCGCCGAAGCTGACGCCGATGAATCGGGATTCGCGCGCACGTCTGTTTTATGATCTGGGATGTTGTTATCTTGCTGCGGGGGACTCTCTGCGTGCCGATTGGGCATTTCGAGAGGCTTTTGCCCTGAATAACCGATTGGATCGGGGCTATTTTGAGAATGCAGATCCGGGCGCGTTCTGGTGGGCTTTATTGCACGGTGAGGAGGCCGCACGCCGCCTGAAGACCAAACGCTTGTCGGCTGCGATGCGGTCTTTGGTATTTCCCGGATGGGGGCAGTATTACCGGGGGTATAAGAAAAAAGGATACGCATTTCTCGGTGCAGTGGTTGGTACATCTGTCGTGCTGAGAATGCAGTATAGGAATTTTCAGAGTGCCCGCGATCACTACAGTCAGACGAATATATTTCAACATGTAAACCAGCGATATACAAATGAGGATGGGACGCGCTATACCGAGTGGGAGGCGCGTCATCGAGAGGTCAAGTCCAGTGAAAAACGGGTGAATATTCTGATCGGTGTCCTCGGTGCGATTTGGGTTCTGAATCTATTTGATAGCGCAGTTTTTGAGCCTGCGCCCATGGGTTTGACCATCGCGTTTTGA